One genomic segment of Paenibacillus sp. FSL H8-0332 includes these proteins:
- the rlmN gene encoding 23S rRNA (adenine(2503)-C(2))-methyltransferase RlmN: protein MKPLIYDFSLEELQQWAKDNGEPAFRGGQIFDWLYVKRISDFESMSNLSKALRAKLVDQFSISALTEITKLESKDGTVKFLFGLHDDHAIETVIMKHNYGNSVCVTTQVGCRIGCTFCASTLGGLKRDLTAGEIVAQVVRSQQILDARGERVSSIVIMGTGEPFENYDATMRFLRLMIHEKGLNIGQRHITVSTSGIVPNIYKFADEDTQINLAISIHAPNDTLRSKLMPVNRRYPFDDVIESLRYYQAKTGRRISFEYALIGGVNDQPEHAEELAGVLKTMLCHVNLIPVNHVPERKYVRTSRNDIFEFQRILADHGVNVTIRREQGHDIAAACGQLRAKHMELG, encoded by the coding sequence TGCTTTTCGCGGCGGGCAGATCTTTGATTGGCTGTATGTGAAGCGGATCAGTGACTTCGAATCCATGAGCAACCTGTCCAAGGCACTCAGAGCCAAACTCGTAGACCAGTTCAGTATTTCGGCGCTTACCGAGATTACGAAGCTGGAGTCCAAGGACGGCACGGTGAAATTCCTGTTCGGTCTGCATGATGATCATGCGATTGAGACAGTTATTATGAAGCATAATTACGGCAACAGTGTATGTGTGACGACTCAGGTAGGCTGCCGGATCGGATGTACCTTCTGTGCATCTACCCTTGGTGGTCTCAAGCGGGATCTGACTGCAGGGGAGATTGTTGCCCAGGTTGTCCGTTCCCAGCAGATTCTTGATGCGCGCGGCGAACGTGTCAGCAGCATTGTCATTATGGGGACAGGCGAGCCCTTCGAGAATTATGATGCAACCATGAGATTCCTCCGTCTGATGATCCACGAGAAGGGCCTGAATATTGGCCAGCGCCACATCACCGTGTCCACCAGCGGAATTGTGCCGAACATCTATAAATTCGCTGATGAAGATACACAGATTAATCTGGCGATCTCGATTCACGCTCCTAACGATACGCTCCGTTCCAAGCTGATGCCGGTGAACCGCCGTTATCCGTTCGACGATGTAATCGAGTCCCTGCGCTACTATCAGGCCAAGACAGGCCGCCGGATCAGCTTCGAGTACGCCTTGATCGGCGGCGTGAACGATCAGCCGGAGCATGCAGAAGAGCTGGCCGGGGTGCTGAAGACGATGCTGTGCCATGTGAATCTGATTCCGGTCAATCATGTGCCTGAGCGCAAGTATGTCCGGACTTCCCGCAATGATATCTTTGAATTTCAGCGTATACTGGCCGATCATGGCGTGAATGTTACCATTCGCCGTGAGCAAGGCCATGATATTGCGGCCGCATGCGGACAGCTGCGTGCCAAACATATGGAGTTGGGGTGA
- a CDS encoding Stp1/IreP family PP2C-type Ser/Thr phosphatase, producing the protein MIRTVQASDIGRVRTVNEDSVWIGATRHGYTLGIIADGMGGHLAGDTASRLALETVRGILDQLEPDLPEAELKEALTAAIMEANNTVHSEAQSDEKLHNMGTTIVAALLKGSAGYIGHIGDSRAYLIQNGEARQLTEDHTLVNELFRNGQISLEELDNHPRRNVLTRALGTDTVVSADLAYVTLAIGELLLLCSDGLSNYVSQEHLGKVAGINEISLEERAERLLQLALLAGGSDNISVAMLEHQGEAAVPETKEWER; encoded by the coding sequence TTGATCAGAACAGTTCAAGCCAGCGACATTGGCCGGGTACGTACCGTCAATGAGGATTCAGTCTGGATCGGCGCTACGCGCCACGGTTATACCCTCGGCATTATTGCCGACGGAATGGGGGGACATCTGGCTGGCGATACCGCGAGCAGGCTGGCACTCGAGACGGTCAGGGGTATTCTGGACCAGCTGGAACCTGATCTGCCTGAGGCAGAGCTGAAGGAGGCGCTGACTGCCGCCATTATGGAAGCCAATAACACGGTTCACAGTGAGGCTCAGAGCGATGAGAAGCTCCACAATATGGGGACTACCATCGTTGCTGCGCTGCTGAAAGGGTCGGCAGGCTATATCGGCCATATCGGGGACAGCAGGGCTTATCTGATTCAGAACGGTGAAGCCAGGCAGCTAACCGAGGATCATACGCTGGTGAATGAGCTGTTCAGGAACGGCCAGATCAGCCTGGAGGAGCTGGATAATCATCCGCGCCGCAATGTGCTCACCAGGGCACTGGGCACGGATACAGTGGTGTCTGCGGATCTGGCTTATGTTACGCTTGCAATCGGTGAGCTCTTGCTGCTGTGCAGCGACGGACTCAGTAATTATGTCAGCCAGGAGCATCTGGGCAAGGTAGCCGGAATTAACGAAATATCTCTGGAAGAAAGAGCAGAGCGATTACTTCAACTGGCATTGCTTGCTGGGGGCAGCGATAATATAAGCGTTGCTATGCTGGAACACCAAGGAGAGGCCGCAGTGCCCGAGACAAAGGAGTGGGAAAGATGA